A single Vulpes lagopus strain Blue_001 chromosome 3, ASM1834538v1, whole genome shotgun sequence DNA region contains:
- the GPR88 gene encoding probable G-protein coupled receptor 88: MTNSSSASTSSTTGGSLLLLCEEEESWAGRRIPVSLLYSGLAIGGTLANGMVIYLVSSFRKLQTTSNAFIVNGCAADLSVCALWMPQEAVLGLLPAGAAEPPAGWDGAGGSYRLLRGGLLGLGLTVSLLSHCLVALNRYLLITRAPATYQALYQRRHTAGMLALSWALALALVLLLPPWAPRPGAAPPRLHYPALLAAAALLAQTALLLHCYLGIVRRVRVSVKRVSVLNFHLLHQLPGCAAAAAAFPGAPHAPGPGGTAHPAQAQPLPPALQPRRAQRRLSGLSVLLLCCVFLLATQPLAWVSLASGFSLPVPWGVQAASWLLCCALSALNPLLYTWRNEEFRRSVRSVLPGVGDAAAAAAAATAVPAVSQAQLGTRAAGQHW; the protein is encoded by the coding sequence ATGACCAACTCCTCCTCCGCGTCCACGTCCTCCACCACCGGGGGCTCGCTGCTGCTGCTCTGCGAGGAAGAGGAGTCGTGGGCGGGCCGGCGCATCCCCGTGTCCCTCCTGTACTCGGGGCTGGCCATCGGGGGCACGCTGGCCAACGGCATGGTCATCTACCTCGTGTCGTCCTTCCGGAAGCTGCAGACCACCAGCAACGCCTTCATCGTGAACGGCTGCGCCGCCGACCTGAGCGTGTGCGCCCTCTGGATGCCGCAGGAGGCGGTGCTCGGGCTGCTGCCCGCCGGCGCGGCGGAGCCCCCCGCGGGCTGGGACGGCGCGGGCGGCAGCTACCGCCTGCTGCGGGGCGggctgctgggcctggggctcaCCGTGTCCCTGCTGTCCCACTGCCTGGTGGCCCTGAACCGCTACCTGCTCATCACCCGGGCGCCCGCCACCTACCAGGCGCTGTACCAGCGGCGCCACACGGCGGGCATGCTGGCGCTGTCCTGGGCGCTGGCGCTGGCGCTCGTGCTGCTGCTGCCGCCCTGGGCCCCGCGGCCCGGCGCCGCGCCCCCGCGCCTGCACTACCCCGCGCTGCTGGCGGCCGCCGCGCTGCTGGCGCAGACGGCGCTGCTGCTGCACTGCTACCTGGGCATCGTGCGCCGCGTGCGCGTCAGCGTCAAGCGGGTCAGCGTCCTCAACTTCCACCTGCTGCACCAGCTGCCCggctgcgccgccgccgccgccgccttcccGGGCGCCCCGCACGCCCCGGGCCCCGGCGGCACGGCGCACCCGGCGCAGGCCCAGCCCCTGCCGCCCGCGCTGCAGCCCCGCCGGGCGCAGCGGCGTCTCAGCGGCCTGTCGGTGCTGCTGCTCTGCTGCGTCTTCCTGCTGGCCACGCAGCCGCTGGCCTGGGTGAGCCTGGCCAGCGGCTTCTCGCTGCCCGTGCCCTGGGGCGTGCAGGCGGCCAGCTGGCTGCTGTGCTGCGCCCTGTCGGCGCTCAACCCGCTGCTCTACACCTGGAGGAACGAGGAGTTCCGCCGCTCCGTGCGCTCCGTCCTGCCCGGCGTCGGGgacgcggccgccgccgccgccgccgccacggcGGTGCCCGCGGTGTCCCAGGCGCAGCTGGGCACCCGCGCCGCCGGCCAGCACTGGTGA